The region GTGGCCCGCGTGGCGACCCTCGAGACAGCGGCCGCGACGGCGGGCGTGAACGTCGCCGATCTGGTGGCCCACCTCCGGCGTGCGGCGGGTGTGGACGGTGTGTCTGTGGACGATGGGGCGTCCGTGGCAGGCGGGGCGCCCGTGGCGGACGGCGCGCCCGTGGTGGATGGGGCGTCCGTGGCAGGCGGTGCGCCCGTGGCGGATGGCGCGCCCGTGGCGGACGGTGCGCCCGTGGCAGGCGGTGCGCCCGTGGTGGGCGATGCGCCTATGGCGTCCGGTGCGTCGGATGCGCCTTCCGAGCGACCGACGGAGGAACGGCCCACGTGGGTCGACGAGGCCGACGTCGCCCACACCCTCGATGCCGACGCGATGCTCGCACGGAACGAGCACCCGCTGGGCTTCGTCCAATCGACCGTCCCTCGCCTCGCCGCGTACCAGGCCGTTCACGTCCGCAGTTCGTTCCGCCCCGAACCCCTGATCGAGCTCATGCAGTCGAAGGGCTGTCGGGTCCACGTCGAGCACGACGCGAGCGACGACACCTGGTCGACGTGGATGGCCCCGCCCTCGACGGGCTGAGATGACGCCGGTGGCGCAAGTGGAAGTGCGTGTGGACACGCGCTTCCGCGGTGGAAGTCGAGATCCCGGACGTCTTCCATCCACACTTCCGCGGCGGAAGCGGCCGATCACGTGACAGTTG is a window of Candidatus Krumholzibacteriia bacterium DNA encoding:
- a CDS encoding DUF1858 domain-containing protein, with amino-acid sequence MRPPITPQTRVGAILAAYPELEKALLEFSPHFEKLKNPILRKTVARVATLETAAATAGVNVADLVAHLRRAAGVDGVSVDDGASVAGGAPVADGAPVVDGASVAGGAPVADGAPVADGAPVAGGAPVVGDAPMASGASDAPSERPTEERPTWVDEADVAHTLDADAMLARNEHPLGFVQSTVPRLAAYQAVHVRSSFRPEPLIELMQSKGCRVHVEHDASDDTWSTWMAPPSTG